GTTGAATCCGTGTTTCTGGAAGAGCCCGAGTTCTGGGCGAAGTCCGGCTGGAGCGAGAGCTTCAAGCGTGAGTGGCAGGCCTTCTATGGAACTCCCTGGCAGCCGCCCGACAGCTCGCCCGACGCGCAGTATCGCGCATCGAAACTCAAGTACTTCCTCTACCGCCGCGCGCTTGCGGATGTCTTCGCAGCGGTAAAGCAGTATGGAGAGGCGCATCACAAAAAGATCCCCTGCTATGTTGCGACCCATTCGCTGGTGAACTACGCGCAGTGGCGCATTGTCAGCCCGGAGTCATCTCTCATTGACGTCGGCGCCGACGGATATATCGCACAGGTTTGGACCGGGACAGCACGCACATCCAATGCCTACGATGGCAAGGTACAGGAGCGTACCTTCGAAGCCGCATTCCTGGAATACGGCGCGATGCAAAATCTCGTCCGTGCTTCAGGCCGCAAGGTCTGGTACCTGAACGATCCTATTGAGGACAATCCCAATCACACCTGGGAAGACTATCGCTTCAACTGGGAGAGCACGCTGGCCGCATCTCTCTTTCAACCGGAGGTTAGCAGTTACGAGCTTGTGCCATGGCCTGAACGTATCTTCGGTCCGCGAGGTACTTATCCCTCTGAGGCTGATCCAGCTAAACGGGTTCCCATCCCCGCCCCCTACGAGACCGAGCTTCAGACAGTCTTCCATGCTCTCGGCGAGATGAAGAAGAGCGCGGCCCATGCACAGTGGCTGGCAGCTGGCTCGCAGGGGATAGGTGTCCTGGTCTCCGATACGCTGATGTTTCAGCGTGCCGCGCCCACGCCATCGGATGAGCGGTTGAGCTCCTTCTTCGGTCTGTCGCTGCCGTTACTGGCCCACGGTATTCCCGTGGAGCCTGTCCAGGTCGAAAGCTTCCATCGGGCGAAGCTTGCTGACCGTTATCGCTGCCTGCTGCTCACCTATGAAGGTCAGAAACCACCCTCAATCGCGTTTCACCATGCGCTCGTCAATTGGGTGAAAGCCGGCGGAATCCTCGTCGTGGTTGATGATGGAAAAGATCCCTATCAGTCGGTCTCAGACTGGTGGAATACCGAGCCACGTCACTACGTCCGCCCCATGGACGAACTCTTCGAAGAGCTCGGGATCGCGAACACGCAAGCCGGTGTCATGCATGTCGGCAAAGGTATAGTGCTGCATGAGGCCACATCGCCGGCCGCCCTGGCGATGCAGGCTGATGGTTCGCAGCATCTCCTCAACAGTGTCAAAACTGCGCTTGCGGCAAAGTCGATTAGGCTGCAGGTGAGCGATCGTTTTGTCCTCCGCCGTGGACCATACATTATCGCGAAGGGTCTTTCTGAGGCAACGGCAGCCTCTTCCAGCAATGCAACGGGATACTACATCGATCTCTTCAGCGCGAATATGGATGTGGTGCACAGTTACGCGCTCAAAGGGAAAGAACACCACTTCCTTCTCGACGTCGCCGCCATCAAGGCTGCAACGCCGACCGTCATTGCATCCGCAGGGGGTATTGCCAAGGAACATTACGAGCCCAAGCTGCTGACCTTCTCTGCCAGTGGCATCGAAGGATCGACAGCCATGGTCCGAATCAAATCAGCCTCTGCCATCACCCGAGTCCGAGTTAACGGAGCCGCTCTCGACAGCGCCGCCTTCGGATCCGACGGCACCACCGCATGGCTGCGCTTCCCACAGCATGCGTCGCCGCAAACAGTCAAAGTGTATTTCAAATAGCAATCATCCCTGTTACAACCTGGAATCGCTGCATCACGTGTGGGGGTCTTACATGAAGCTTGCTCAAAACAATAAAAGTCGATGGATGTGGCTGCTCATCCTTCCTTACCTCGGCCTGCTGCTGCCGTTTCTCTATGCACGCCGCACACCGGAGATCTTTGGGGTCCCGTTCTTTTACTGGTACC
This genomic window from Terriglobus albidus contains:
- a CDS encoding DUF3311 domain-containing protein; amino-acid sequence: MKLAQNNKSRWMWLLILPYLGLLLPFLYARRTPEIFGVPFFYWYQFAWVFLTAALTGVVYWRTR